Part of the Deinococcus fonticola genome is shown below.
AAGGCTTCACGGCCTGCGCAGGCAGCAGGCCCATCAGGTACAGCTCGAAATCACTGTAAGGGACGCTGTTCCCGCCATTCGCCGCCGTACCGAAAGATGCGCCACGCAGGTTCCGTGCCTGGTACAGCTCCGGGCCGATTTTGCGCAGGGTGCGCGAGTCGAACCCGCCCAGTTGACTGCCTGCCCCACAAAACCCGAAGTGACCCGGCTCCGCCGTGGGCAGCAGGTCATTGCCCCAGCCGTGCGCGAATTCGTGAATAAAAGGGATCTTCCAGAACGGGAAGGTGTTCGGGAAATACAGCAGGCCCTGAAGGCGCCGGGTGCCGCCAAAATTCTTCCCGGCATTGAAGGTCGGCACACCGATGCCCTTCACGTCGTTCTTCACGCGCAGGTGATAGCCCTTCACCGGCGTGGATTCGGGTACGCTGCGGCGGTTGGCGGACACCACCATGAAATCCGCCTCGTCTCGGAACTCACGGTAAATCGCCTGGGCCAGCTTCTGCATGGCGGGCGTGCGGCGCGGCCCTTCCAGTTCAGACGGATCGACACCCCGCGCCACGATGAACGGCGCCCCGGCAGGCACGGACAGCGTGGGCTGAGCCAGCGCCCCACCACCAAGCAGCGAAACCGCCAGCGGAAAAACCCGGATCACCGGGCCATGATGCCGCCCGGACGATGAACTTCGGTGAGCTGTCCTTTCCACTTGCCTGGGTTTCCCCATTAAATGGGTTTCCCGATTAAAAATGGGCCGGAGTTTTCTCCGACCCGCTTGCTGTGGTTCACTTGCTGCGAACCGCTTTACCGTTCGCCGCGCAGGTCGGTGACGCGCTTCAGCTTGCCGCCCTCGCTGCGGGGCAGGCTGCCGGGAACGTGCAGTTCCACGTTGACGCTGACACCCACCTGGGCCTTCACGCAACGCTGGATTTCTTTTTTCAGCGCGGCGGATTCGCTTTCGGTCTCCACCTGAAAGGTCAGGTCGTCCATCAGGCCGGTGCGGGTCAGGATCACGTGGTAGTGCGGACTGACCTGGCCCATGCCCAGCAGCACCGCCTCCAGCTGCGTGGGGTACACGTTCACGCCGCGCAGGATGATCAGGTCGTCGCTGCGGCCCCGGATTTGATCCATGCGGCGCATGCTGCGCCCGGTGCTGTTCTCCTCGGGAATCAGGCGCGTGATGTCGCCGGTCCAGTAACGCAAAATGGGCATGGCGGTGCGGGTCATGCTGCTCAAGACCAGTACGCCGTACTCGCCGTCCGGCAGCACCTCGCCCGTTTCCGGGTCGACGATTTCCGGGTAGAAGTGGTCTTCCCACAGGTAACTGCCGTACTGCTCCTGCGCGTCCTCGTTGCTGACGCCGGGGCCGATGACTTCCGAGAGGCCATAGATGTTGGTGGCTTTCAGGCCCAGTTTTTCCTCGATTTCCACGCGGGCCTTGTTAGACCAGGGTTCCGCGCCCAGCACCGCATATTTCAGGCTGATGTCGCCGGGTTTCATGCCGCTTTTCCTGAGGGCCTCGGCCAGCACTAATGCGTAACTGGGCGTGCAGGCGATGATTTCCGGTTCCAGATCCTGAATGAGTTGTACCTGCTTGTCGGTGCCGCCGCCCGAGACCGGGATGGTACACAGGCCCAGGCGTTGCCCGCCGCCGTCGGTGCCCAGCCCGCCGGTAAAGAGGCCGTACCCGTAAGCGTTGTGAAAGACCATGCCGGGCCGCCCGCCGGCGGCGTACAGGCTGCGGGCCACCACCTCGCGGAACACGTTCAGGTCGTTCTCGTCGTAGGCGACCACGGTGGGTTTGCCGGTGGTGCCGCTGCTGGCGTGAATGCGGCGAATGTTCTCCGGGGCGGTGGCGCACAGCTTGGTGGGGTAATTGTCGCGCAGGTCGGTCTTGCGCGTGAAGGGAAAGGCTTTCAGGTCATCCAGGGTTTTCAGGTCGCCAGGTTTCAGGCCCAGTTCAGCGAATTTTCGCTGGTAAAAAGGCACGTTCTCGAACTGGCGGGCCACCATGGCCTGAAGGTGACGCAGTTGATGTTCGCGCAGTTGCGCGACTGGCATGGCTTCACGGTCGGGTTGAAACAAGAAAGAACACCTCCGGTGCAAAGGCCACGGCTGAAACGGGGCAGCGGGCCGGCGCGAATGGGCTGAGATCGTTTCCCAGTGTACGCCCTAACAAACGTTTGGTAGCCAACCTGCATAGCCGGGAAGCGGGCCTGCAGCACAGAGAAATGGCCCCGGATTGAATCACTTCGTAGGCGATTCAATCCGAGCGGAGCGAGTGTGAGCAGTGTGGGTTCCGAGCGTGGATTTGACCTACCGGCGCTTTCCTGGTGGGTCAACGAAACAGACGGAATCCGTACAAAACCCCCACCAGCGTGGGTGGGGGTTTCGGCAAGTCGTCAGGGGTGGCTCTGGCTTTACTTCAGGAGTTTCCAGTCGCCGTTCACGACCTGCACCATCACGCGGCTGCGGGCGTCCAGGCCCAGGTGATCCGTACTGCTGAAGTTGAAGATGCCGTGTGTGCCGATCACGTTCTTCGTGCCCTCGATGGCGTCACGCAGGGCGCTGCGGAATTCGGCCGTGCCGGGCTTGGCCTTCTTGAGGGCGGCGGGAATGGCTTTTTTCAGGATCAGGCTGGCGTCCCACATGTGCCCGCCGAAGCCCGACACGGTGCCTTTGCCGTACTTGGCCTCGTACGAGTTCATGTAGTCCAGGCCGACCTTACGGGTGGGGTTGGTGGCGGGCAACTGGTCGGCGACCAGCACCGGGCCGACCGGCAGGATCGCGCCTTCCACGTCCTTGCCGCCCACGCGCAGGAAGTCGGCGTTGGCCACACCGTGGGTCTGGTAAACCTTGCCCTTGTAGCCGCGGTCGTTCAGGGTCTTCTGCGGCAGCACTGCCGGCACGCCGGAGGCGCCGATCAGCACCGCGTCGGGCTTGGCGGCGACCAGCTTCAGCGCCTGGCCGGTCACACTGGAGTCGCTGCGCCCGTAGCGTTCGTTGACCATGATGCGGATGTTCTTCTGGTCGGCGTACTTCTTGATCTCGTTGTACCAGCCTTCGCCGTAAGCGTCGTTAAAGCCGATGTAGCCCAGGGTTTTTACGCCGTTTTTGGCCATGTGGTCGATGATGGCGGCGGCCATGATGGCGTCGGTCTGCGGGGTCTTGAAGACCCAGGTTTTCTTGGCGTCCACCGGCTTGATGATGCCCTCCGAGGCGGCCAGCGAGATCATGGGCGTTTTGCTTTCGGCGGCCACGTCGATCATGGCCAGTGAAGCGGGCGTGGTGGTGGTGCCCAGGATCAGGTCGACCTTGCTGTCCTGAATGAGTTTGCGGGTGTTGGTGACGGCGGTGGTGGTGTCCGAGGCGTCGTCCAGGATGATGTAAGTGATCTTCTGGCCGCCGATGGTCTGGGGCAGCAGCGCCACGGTGTTTTTCTCGGGAATGCCCAGGCTGGCGGCGGGGCCGGTGCTGGACACGACCACCCCGATGCGCACTTCGGCGTGGGCGAGGGTAGCCAGGGCAAGGGCAGCGGTCATGATTACGCGGGTTTTCAACATGAAAGACCTCCAGTCTCGGGCAGAGACAAATGGGACGTTAAGGTTGGATGAATGGTAGCAAACTCCACCTAACAGGTGTTAGGTCAAATATCACAAGTGCAGACATCCAGGGGCCAAACATCGGCCCATCAGACCTCAAGGCTGGGAGAAGATCTGTGACCGGCCACAGGCGGTGCGCTACACTACTGCCCAGACCCACAACCCATCCCATTGCCAGAGTGCCCACAACGGGCGCGGCCTGCGC
Proteins encoded:
- a CDS encoding ABC transporter substrate-binding protein produces the protein MLKTRVIMTAALALATLAHAEVRIGVVVSSTGPAASLGIPEKNTVALLPQTIGGQKITYIILDDASDTTTAVTNTRKLIQDSKVDLILGTTTTPASLAMIDVAAESKTPMISLAASEGIIKPVDAKKTWVFKTPQTDAIMAAAIIDHMAKNGVKTLGYIGFNDAYGEGWYNEIKKYADQKNIRIMVNERYGRSDSSVTGQALKLVAAKPDAVLIGASGVPAVLPQKTLNDRGYKGKVYQTHGVANADFLRVGGKDVEGAILPVGPVLVADQLPATNPTRKVGLDYMNSYEAKYGKGTVSGFGGHMWDASLILKKAIPAALKKAKPGTAEFRSALRDAIEGTKNVIGTHGIFNFSSTDHLGLDARSRVMVQVVNGDWKLLK
- the paaK gene encoding phenylacetate--CoA ligase PaaK, yielding MFQPDREAMPVAQLREHQLRHLQAMVARQFENVPFYQRKFAELGLKPGDLKTLDDLKAFPFTRKTDLRDNYPTKLCATAPENIRRIHASSGTTGKPTVVAYDENDLNVFREVVARSLYAAGGRPGMVFHNAYGYGLFTGGLGTDGGGQRLGLCTIPVSGGGTDKQVQLIQDLEPEIIACTPSYALVLAEALRKSGMKPGDISLKYAVLGAEPWSNKARVEIEEKLGLKATNIYGLSEVIGPGVSNEDAQEQYGSYLWEDHFYPEIVDPETGEVLPDGEYGVLVLSSMTRTAMPILRYWTGDITRLIPEENSTGRSMRRMDQIRGRSDDLIILRGVNVYPTQLEAVLLGMGQVSPHYHVILTRTGLMDDLTFQVETESESAALKKEIQRCVKAQVGVSVNVELHVPGSLPRSEGGKLKRVTDLRGER